Genomic DNA from Nonomuraea rubra:
GGCAGCTCCACGGTCAGGTACGGCCCGCCCACCGCCTGCCCGGCGGCCGAGACCACCGGCTCGTGGTGCACGTACTCGGTGTCGTGGCCGGTCCAGCCGGGCTCGGCCGCCGTCGCCACGGCGCTCACGATCTCGTGCTCGCCGAACGCCCCGCCCTGCACGACGACCGTCCTGTCGCACGTCGCCGACAGGTTGACCAGGGTGACCACCGTGGCCTCCGGCTCGATCGCGCTGACCAGCGCCGCCACCTGGTCGGGCACGCCGGGACGGCGGCGCCGGGCGTCGAAGTAACGCACCCGGGCCTGCTGCAGGCCGCCGTTGTAGACGACCTGCGGGCCGCCCCACATGAGCTGGGCCAGCGCCTCGGTCACCACCGGATTGACGTTCTGCCACAGGTGAATGGCCTCCTCCGGCAGGTCGCGATCGGCGTTGGCGAGCAGCAGCGCGATGCGGCGGCGGGCCTGGGCGTGCGCGGCGGCCAGAATCCGCTCGGGGTAGTCCGGATTGTCGCCGCACAGGTACGCGTACCACGGCTCCTCGTGCCCGGCCTCCTCCTTGTCGCGGAAGGGCCGCACGGTCGCCCAGTCGTAACCGGCGGCGGCCCGCAGCGCGTCGAGACGGGCGCGGTCCTCGGCGGCGCCGGTGTGGTGCCAGAGCGCGAAGGGGACCGACGTCTGGATCGGGTTGTAGTCGAACCAGCCCCGGTCGCTGTGCCGATAGGGCACGAGCAGCGTCGGCACGTACGCGTCGGGACCGAGGTGGGCGCGCCAGCGGCCCTGGTTGGCCGAGTCGCTCTCGTCGAAGGCCAGCTTGACGCCGCGCTCGATGACCGCGTCCAGCAGCGAGCGGACGAAACCGAGGTAGGAGTCGTCGCCGGTGGCCAGGGCGGCGCTCAGCGCGCCGACGGCCGCCGCCTGGCCGATGCTGTACAGGCCGTGCGGCCAGGTCCAGCCGTAGTGGCCGCCGTACCAGCGGCCGTCGAGCAGGCTGCCCACCACGCCGTCGGGGCCGACGTTGTCGGGCACGACGCCGCCGTTGGCCTCGGCCCTGCGCTGCCAGGCACCGACGTACTCGCGCAGCCAGTCGGCGTAGCGCCGCTCGCCGCCGGCGAGGTAGGCGTTGCAGACCAGGCCGGCCACGCTGAGGTTGCCGACGGCGTCGCCGCGGCCCAGGCGGCGCTGCATCTCGGCGCCGAGCCGCGGGTCCCCGGCGAGCGGGGGCACGGGCGTGCCGCCGGGCACCAGCCAGTCGAGCGGGTAGCCGTACTGGGCGGCCTCCGCCTCGGTCCACGGGTACGCGGGCGTGTCGGACACGCCGTCGCGGGCGCCCCGGCTGCCGTTGTGCGGGGCCTTGATGATGCACAGCTCGGGGTCGTAGTTGCCGTTGGCGGGGAAGAGGTAGAGGTCGGCGAAGCGGGTGGCCCGCTCGCCCCAGGAATGCGGGTCGGCGGCGGTCAGGAAGTACGTGAACAGCAGGCTCTCGCCCTGGTGGAACCAGTCGTAGCCGATCTCGAACTCGTCGGCGAACATGCCCAGCTCCGTCATCTGGGCCACCACGCCGTGCCAGTGCCGCGCGCAGGTCTCCAGCAGGTCGTCCGCGCCTCCCAGCAGATAGAGCTGCGGCCAGTTGAAGAACGGCTCGAAGAAGTCGTCCGCGCCGTCGCGCGAGGACAGCCGGCCCTCGTAGCGCAGCGAGCCGTCCGGCCTGGTGTAGCGGTCGCTGAACAGCCGCCACCCGCTGTCGAGCAGGTCCAGCAGGGCCCGCTGGGACAGCGCCCAGGCCGGGGGATCAAGGACGGGCACACTGGCCGTCACGGTGGCACTGCGGTGCGTCATGCGGTGAGAGCTCCTCAAGGTTCAGCCCTTGGTCGCGCCGGCGGTCAGCCCGGCGACCAGGAAACGCTGCGAGAACAGGAAGACCAGCAGCACGGGGGTGATCGACAGCAGCGTGGCCAGGACCAGCTCCGGCGGCTGCACCTCGGCGTTGGCGCCGACGACGGGATTGAAGGTGGGGGTCGCCGCCAGCATCTGGGTCAGGCCGACCTGCATGGGGTAGTTGTCGCTGTCCGGCAGCATCACGTACGGCAGGAAGAAGTTGTTCCAGTTCGTCACGAAGCTGAAGAAGGCGACCAGCGCGACGACCGGCTTGGCCAGCGGCAGCGCCACCCGCGCGAACGTGGCCGACTCGCCGCAGCCGTCCAGGCGCGCGGAGTCCAGCAGCTCGGCGGGCACGCTGGTGGAGAAGTAGATGTAGGTCAGGTACACGCCGAACGGGAAGAACGACATCGGCAGCACCACCGACGCCGTCGTGTTGACCAGCCCCAGGTAGCTGAACTCCAGGAAGATCGGCAGCACCAGGGCGGTGGCCGGCATCAGCATCACCACGAGCGTGACGACGAGCAGCAGGCGGCGGCCCCGGAACCTCGTCAGCGCCAGCGCGTAGCCCGCCGGGATGCTCACCAGCAGCGTGAGCGCCACCGACAGTGCGGCGTAGAGCACCGAGTTGCCCATCCAGGTCGCCACCGTGCCGTCCTGGAAGGACATGAGATGGCGCCAGTTGTCCAGCAGCGCGGCGATCGAGCCGGGGGAGAGCGGGTTGTCCTGGATCAGGCCGGCCGGCGTCTTGGTGGCCGCCAGCACCAGCCACACCATCGGCAGCACGAAGAACAGCGCGAACCCGGCCAGCACGGCGGCGACCAGCACGCGCACCACCAGGCGGGCCGGGTGGTCAGTCCGCATCGAACAGCCCTCCCTTGGCGACGAACAGGCCGGCGCAGCACAGCGCCACGATCAGCAGGTCGATCGCGATGGCGGCCGAGCCGTTGAAGTCGTTCTGGTCGAAGGCGTACAGGTAGGCGAGCTGGTTGAGCGAGTAGTCGGTGCCGACGACGCCGAAGCTCGCCTGGGAGATGAGCTGCGGCTCGACGAAGAGCTGGGTGCCGGCCGCGAGGGAGAGGATCAGCATGTACACGATCCACTTGCGCAGCATCGGCAGCTGCACGCGCAGCGCGGTGCGCAGCGGGCCCGCGCCGTCCACCCTGGCGGCCTCGATGACCTCGTGCGGGATGCTGTTCAGCGCGCCGTACATGATGACGATCCAGCCGCCCGCGCCGGTCCAGAACGCGATGATCGTGAACAGCCACGGCAGGTGCCCGGGCGCGACGACGGCCACGAACGTCGAGCCCCACAACGTACGGACGACGCCGTCGATCGGGCTCACGGACGGGTCCAGCATGAACAGCCACAGCAGCACGCTGGACGCGCCGGCCAGCGCGCCCGGCACGTAGTAGACGAACCGCAGCACCGCCCGCGACCAGGCCGCGGCCAGCCGGTGCACCAGCAGCGCCAGCGCCAGGACCAGCACGGTCAGCGTGACCAGCCACAGTGCCAGGTACGTGCCCACGTGCCCGACGGCGGCCAGGAAGCGGTGGTCCTGGGCGGTGCGCACGAAGTTGGCGAGCCCGGCGAAGCGCCCGCCGGCGTCGGTGAAGGCCAGGTTGAGCGCGTACGCGGTCGGGACGAGGCCGAAGGCCACGAGCAGGACCACGTACCCGGAGACGAAGACGTGCCCCGCCGCCGGCCGCCAGGCGCGGGAACGGCTCCCGGCTCGCGAGCCGGCGGCGGCCATCGCGGGAGCGCTCATCCGGCGACCTGGTAGCCGAGCACCTGGGCCTGCTGCTCGATCGCGGTCTGCCACTCCGGCAGCAGCGACTCAACGGTCTTGCCCGCGGTCTGGGCGGGAATGACCGTCTTGGCCCACACCGCCTCCTGGCTGAACTCGGGCGAGCCCCAGCCCGGCCAGACCTGATCGGCCGCGGCGGTGATCGGGGCGGCGATGTCGCCGGCGTAGTAGCCGCTGTCCTGCTGCTTGGCGATCCACTTGGCCGCCGCGGGGGAGTACGCGGGGTAGCCGGGCGACTTGTCCACCTGGTACGCGTCGGCGGTGGTGACCCAGGTGACGAAGTCCCTGGCGGCCTCCAGGCGGGCGCTGTGCCGCGAGACCCACCAGGCGCCGCCGCCGACGTTGCCCGTCACGGGCGGGCTCTGGTCCGCCCAGTGCAGCGCGTCGCCGACCGCGAGCGTGCCCTTGGGCGTCTTGAGCGCACCCTGGAACACCGCGCCGCCGTACCAGGCGGGGCCGGGCAGCATGAGCACCTTGTCGCCCTGGTTCTTGGCGAAGTCGGGGCCGAAGAGCGGCAGCAGGGACATGGTCTTGTTCGCGACGAGCTTGTCGATCAGCTTCGCGGCCCGCACGCACGCCGGGTCGGTGGCCTTGACGGTGATCGCCTTGGCGGCGGTGACCTGGTTGGCCGGGCACTGCGCGCCCCACATGTAGATCTCGGGCGCCCAGGCGTCGCCGGCCGTGCCGACGAGGTAGCCCGGGTGCTCGGCCGCCACCCTCTCGCCCAGCGCCTGGTACTCCTCCCAGGTCGCCGGCACCTCGTAGCCGAACTCGTCCAGCAGCTTCTTGTTGTACCAGAGCACCACCTGGGCCAGGTCGTTGCGCAGGCAGTAGACGGTGCCGTCCACCGTGCACACGTCCAGTGCGCCCTTGGCGAACCCGCTCAGCGTGTTCCGGTCGATCAGGCCCTTGTCCAGCGGGGCGACGAAGGCGCCGGAGCCCTGCGAGGCCCAGGAGGCGGTGTTGTTGTCGGTGGTGAACACGACGTCCGGCCAGCCCTCGCCGGCCCGGTTGAAGAGCTGGACCTTGGTCTTGAGCGAGTTGGAGCCGTTGGCGTTGCCGTCGTAGGTGACGATGTCGAGCTGCGCGCCGGGGTGCGCGGCCTGGTACGCCTTCGCCGCGTCCAGCCGGGTGGAGTCGACCCAGACCACGAGCTTGCCGTCCTCCTGCGGGGCCGGGGCGAAGCCGTACTTGGAGGAGGAGGCGGAGTCGGAGGCGGGGGTGGCGGTGCCGGGCCGCTCGGTGCCGGCGGGGTTGGGCGGGCCGCAGGCCGCGACGGTGAACAGGACCGCGGTGATGAGGATCGCCGGGCTGCGTCGTCTCATGTGGTGTTCCTCGGGGGGACGAAAGGCGGAAGTGAGCTACGTAAACGCCGCGTTTCGGGATATGACATCATACGTGTGATGTCATTTACA
This window encodes:
- a CDS encoding ABC transporter substrate-binding protein, translated to MRRRSPAILITAVLFTVAACGPPNPAGTERPGTATPASDSASSSKYGFAPAPQEDGKLVVWVDSTRLDAAKAYQAAHPGAQLDIVTYDGNANGSNSLKTKVQLFNRAGEGWPDVVFTTDNNTASWASQGSGAFVAPLDKGLIDRNTLSGFAKGALDVCTVDGTVYCLRNDLAQVVLWYNKKLLDEFGYEVPATWEEYQALGERVAAEHPGYLVGTAGDAWAPEIYMWGAQCPANQVTAAKAITVKATDPACVRAAKLIDKLVANKTMSLLPLFGPDFAKNQGDKVLMLPGPAWYGGAVFQGALKTPKGTLAVGDALHWADQSPPVTGNVGGGAWWVSRHSARLEAARDFVTWVTTADAYQVDKSPGYPAYSPAAAKWIAKQQDSGYYAGDIAAPITAAADQVWPGWGSPEFSQEAVWAKTVIPAQTAGKTVESLLPEWQTAIEQQAQVLGYQVAG
- a CDS encoding carbohydrate ABC transporter permease, whose product is MRTDHPARLVVRVLVAAVLAGFALFFVLPMVWLVLAATKTPAGLIQDNPLSPGSIAALLDNWRHLMSFQDGTVATWMGNSVLYAALSVALTLLVSIPAGYALALTRFRGRRLLLVVTLVVMLMPATALVLPIFLEFSYLGLVNTTASVVLPMSFFPFGVYLTYIYFSTSVPAELLDSARLDGCGESATFARVALPLAKPVVALVAFFSFVTNWNNFFLPYVMLPDSDNYPMQVGLTQMLAATPTFNPVVGANAEVQPPELVLATLLSITPVLLVFLFSQRFLVAGLTAGATKG
- a CDS encoding carbohydrate ABC transporter permease, whose protein sequence is MSAPAMAAAGSRAGSRSRAWRPAAGHVFVSGYVVLLVAFGLVPTAYALNLAFTDAGGRFAGLANFVRTAQDHRFLAAVGHVGTYLALWLVTLTVLVLALALLVHRLAAAWSRAVLRFVYYVPGALAGASSVLLWLFMLDPSVSPIDGVVRTLWGSTFVAVVAPGHLPWLFTIIAFWTGAGGWIVIMYGALNSIPHEVIEAARVDGAGPLRTALRVQLPMLRKWIVYMLILSLAAGTQLFVEPQLISQASFGVVGTDYSLNQLAYLYAFDQNDFNGSAAIAIDLLIVALCCAGLFVAKGGLFDAD